The Bradyrhizobium sp. WBAH42 genome includes a window with the following:
- a CDS encoding TrbC/VirB2 family protein, with protein MRQQFRFLRGTSLAAYGTMFLAIQPAWAAGSNMPWEQPLNQILQSVEGPVAKIIAVIIIVVTGLTLAFGDSSGGFRRLIQIVFGLSIAFAASSFFLSFFSFGGGVVI; from the coding sequence ATGCGTCAGCAATTTCGCTTTCTTCGAGGTACATCGTTGGCCGCCTACGGCACCATGTTTTTGGCAATTCAGCCCGCATGGGCGGCTGGCTCGAACATGCCGTGGGAGCAGCCGCTCAATCAGATTTTGCAGTCAGTGGAAGGGCCGGTCGCAAAGATCATCGCGGTCATCATCATCGTCGTGACCGGCCTAACGCTCGCATTCGGGGATTCCTCGGGCGGCTTCCGCAGACTGATCCAGATCGTGTTCGGTCTGTCGATCGCGTTTGCGGCCTCAAGCTTCTTCCTGTCGTTCTTCTCCTTCGGCGGTGGCGTGGTGATCTGA
- a CDS encoding VirB3 family type IV secretion system protein — protein sequence MDEPVAGFVVPVHRALTEPILMGGAPRSVAIVNGTLAAALGLGLRLWIAGLVLWFIGHMAAVWAAKRDPAFVDVVRRHLRIPGHLNA from the coding sequence ATGGATGAACCTGTCGCAGGCTTTGTCGTGCCCGTTCATCGCGCACTCACTGAGCCAATCCTGATGGGCGGCGCGCCGCGGTCGGTTGCGATCGTCAACGGCACGCTTGCCGCAGCCTTGGGTCTGGGGCTGCGGCTCTGGATCGCGGGTCTGGTCCTCTGGTTCATCGGCCATATGGCCGCGGTCTGGGCCGCCAAGCGCGACCCCGCTTTTGTCGATGTGGTGCGCCGACATCTGCGCATCCCCGGTCATCTCAACGCTTGA
- a CDS encoding M48 family metallopeptidase, translating into MQAELNVGGIAVDVLFKDIKNVHLSVYPPTGRVRISAPQRMSLENVRLFAISKIGWIKRHQGKITRQPRETPREYLERESHYVWGRRYLLTIKKGGSRPVVALSHKTLALTLPEGTSASQCEDALAEWYRTELRERAAPLLAKWARLLNVELERFYIQRMKTKWGSSSPARKTVRLNLELAKFSPECLDYVALHEIAHFVVPNHTDKFVALLNRHMPGWPTIRDRLNEGPLPAITG; encoded by the coding sequence ATGCAAGCCGAACTCAACGTCGGTGGAATTGCCGTCGATGTCCTCTTCAAGGACATTAAGAACGTGCATCTGAGTGTCTATCCGCCGACCGGCCGGGTCCGTATTTCTGCACCGCAGCGGATGAGCCTTGAGAATGTCCGGCTCTTCGCCATCTCAAAAATCGGCTGGATCAAACGGCACCAAGGGAAGATCACCCGCCAGCCCAGAGAAACGCCGCGCGAATATCTTGAGCGCGAAAGTCACTACGTTTGGGGACGGCGCTATCTCCTGACCATTAAGAAAGGAGGCTCTAGACCGGTTGTCGCGCTTAGCCACAAAACCCTCGCATTGACCTTGCCAGAGGGTACGTCTGCAAGCCAGTGCGAAGACGCGCTGGCTGAATGGTATCGGACAGAGCTACGCGAACGCGCCGCGCCTCTGCTGGCGAAATGGGCGAGATTGCTCAACGTCGAGCTTGAACGCTTCTATATCCAGCGAATGAAAACCAAATGGGGCAGTAGCAGCCCGGCTCGCAAAACCGTGCGGCTAAACCTCGAATTGGCGAAATTTTCACCCGAGTGCCTGGATTATGTGGCACTCCACGAAATTGCGCATTTTGTGGTGCCAAATCACACCGATAAATTCGTCGCGCTGCTCAATCGTCACATGCCCGGCTGGCCAACGATACGGGATCGCCTAAACGAGGGGCCACTCCCCGCTATCACGGGATGA
- a CDS encoding HsdR family type I site-specific deoxyribonuclease yields MTSAIAAPSIKAEAPSNFRETDLGPLPADWVIRRVDHVCSLVNGRGFKPYEWRDRGLPIIRIQNLNGSNEFNYFDGAYHRKIEVAPGQLLFAWSGSRGTSFGPHIWAGPLGVLNYHTWKVVVDEKSVSADFFFHALKGLTEYIEDQAHGASALVHVQKWQMEGFQIALPPTVAEQHGIAEALSDADALIDALESLIAKKRAVKQGAMQELLSGRRRLAGFSGEWQEKSIGELASIDPENLGSQTSLDYAFNYIALEDVREGSLCGFSERVFHSAPSRARRRLRNGDVLVATVRPNLRSHLLFTIEGGEWVCSTGFSVLRCHPEVAAAGFIFAHLFGDVIARQIEMRCSRPSYSMPTARGAGRNIRSAIRHGRRARGADRAPRQSPPDQTGDDAGIADGQSEAGMNDFVGKPEKATQTRVIGLFKGELAWRYLGDWSDRTDNSNIEESLLATYLKGAGYSAAHISAALHKLRSEAHNTHRSLYDNNAAVYGLLRYGVDVQLHAGKPTDNIKLINWKEPEKNDFAMAEEVTLRGGLERRPDLVLYVNGIAIGVIELKNSRVTIGDGIRQLLSNQKPEFNAWFFSTMQIVFAGNDSEGLQYGTIGTPEKMFLKWKEDEQDNTGFKLDKYLRKLCRKDRLIELLHDFVLFDGGVKKLPRVHQYFSIRAAQQNVREHKGGIIWHTQGSGKSIVMVLLAKWILENNPNARVAIITDRDELDKQIKRVFTEVGETIHRTSSGRDLMAKLGEAKPRLLCSLVHKFGRQGGDDFDAFIKEIESQAAKTIGEIFVFVDECHRTQNGKLHRAMKALMPSAVFIGFTGTPLLKKDKQTSLEVFGGYIHTYKFGEAVEDEVVLDLIYEARDIDQRLGSEDKIEAWFEAKTKGLNHWQKDELKKKWGTMQSVLSSRSRMERVVQDIIFDFSVKPRLSSQRGNAILVASSIYEACKYYEALQKTELKGRCALVTSYNPNTQDVTKEETGANSETDKQFIYNIYTELLKAVQAKPGLSKTETHEEDAKDRFIKQPANMKLLILVDKLLTGFDAPSCTYLYVDKSMQDHGLFQAICRTNRLDGEDKDFGYIVDYMSLLKKVEKAIAVYTSEIDTSAGGADPSVLMKDRLDKGRQRLDETLEAVALICEPVQPPQGELEHIHYFCGNTEIATDLTEHEPQRAALYKVVASLVRTYAGIADELEEAGYSASDIARIKQKVGQAIAIREMVRQASGEVLDLKAYEADMRHLIDTYIEADEPRKISPFDNVSLLDLIVKSGIADAIGQQLGAIKDKEAIAETIENNVRSKIVKEHLNDPVYYERISALLDEIIKARKAKALDYEAYLKHVGDLIKNLVAGKSDTTPPRLDTPGKRALYNNLGENEELALKIDFLVKAHRPDGWRGVETKERTIKAAIYKVLNDEDAVERIFPIIKSQTEY; encoded by the coding sequence ATGACTAGCGCAATCGCGGCTCCGTCAATTAAAGCGGAAGCGCCGAGCAATTTCCGCGAAACTGATCTCGGCCCGCTCCCTGCCGATTGGGTCATTCGTCGCGTCGATCATGTTTGCTCCTTGGTCAACGGAAGGGGCTTCAAGCCTTACGAGTGGCGCGACCGGGGCCTGCCGATCATCCGCATACAAAATCTTAACGGATCGAATGAGTTCAACTATTTCGATGGTGCGTATCACCGCAAGATCGAAGTTGCACCGGGCCAGTTGCTCTTTGCTTGGTCCGGCAGTCGAGGAACCTCCTTTGGACCGCACATTTGGGCTGGCCCCTTGGGTGTCCTCAACTATCACACCTGGAAGGTGGTCGTTGATGAAAAGTCAGTGTCGGCGGACTTCTTCTTTCACGCGCTGAAAGGCTTAACAGAATACATCGAGGATCAGGCACACGGCGCGTCTGCTTTGGTGCATGTCCAAAAATGGCAGATGGAAGGCTTTCAGATTGCCCTTCCTCCTACTGTCGCCGAACAACACGGCATCGCCGAGGCGCTTTCGGATGCGGATGCACTGATCGATGCGTTGGAAAGCCTCATCGCCAAAAAACGCGCCGTGAAGCAGGGCGCAATGCAGGAGCTTCTTTCCGGGCGGCGGCGGTTGGCGGGGTTCAGCGGTGAGTGGCAGGAGAAGTCTATCGGCGAACTCGCTAGCATCGATCCTGAGAACCTCGGCTCACAGACCTCGCTCGACTATGCGTTCAACTATATTGCGCTTGAGGACGTGCGAGAAGGTTCTCTTTGTGGCTTTTCCGAGCGAGTATTCCATTCCGCCCCTTCCCGAGCGCGTAGAAGGCTACGAAACGGTGACGTTCTGGTTGCGACCGTTAGACCCAACCTAAGATCACATCTGCTTTTCACAATCGAAGGCGGCGAATGGGTTTGTTCGACCGGGTTTTCTGTTCTGCGCTGCCATCCAGAAGTCGCTGCTGCTGGCTTTATCTTCGCGCACCTGTTTGGTGACGTTATCGCCCGACAAATCGAAATGAGATGTAGCCGCCCTTCGTATTCCATGCCCACCGCTAGAGGAGCAGGCCGCAATATCCGCAGTGCTATCCGACATGGACGACGAGCTAGGGGCGCTGACCGAGCGCCTCGCCAAAGCCCGCCAGATCAAACAGGGGATGATGCAGGAATTGCTGACGGGCAAAGTGAGGCTGGTATGAACGATTTTGTCGGCAAGCCCGAAAAAGCCACTCAGACGCGCGTCATCGGCCTCTTCAAGGGAGAATTGGCCTGGCGCTATTTAGGCGACTGGAGCGACCGGACGGACAACAGCAATATCGAGGAGAGCTTGCTTGCCACTTATCTCAAGGGCGCCGGTTATTCCGCTGCCCATATCAGCGCCGCACTCCATAAGCTGCGCTCTGAGGCGCATAACACGCACCGGAGCCTCTACGACAACAACGCAGCCGTGTATGGGCTGTTGCGCTACGGCGTCGATGTGCAGCTACACGCGGGTAAGCCGACCGACAACATAAAGCTGATTAACTGGAAGGAGCCAGAAAAGAACGACTTCGCAATGGCGGAAGAGGTCACCCTCAGGGGCGGGCTGGAACGCCGTCCTGACCTCGTTCTCTACGTCAATGGTATCGCCATCGGCGTGATCGAACTGAAAAATAGCAGGGTCACCATCGGCGACGGTATCCGTCAGCTTCTCTCAAACCAGAAGCCTGAATTCAACGCCTGGTTCTTTTCTACCATGCAGATCGTCTTTGCCGGGAACGATTCCGAAGGGCTGCAATACGGCACCATCGGAACGCCGGAAAAAATGTTCCTCAAATGGAAGGAGGACGAACAGGACAACACCGGGTTCAAGCTCGACAAATACCTGCGCAAACTCTGTCGCAAGGACCGGCTGATCGAACTGCTGCACGATTTCGTTCTCTTCGACGGCGGCGTGAAAAAACTGCCGCGGGTGCATCAATATTTCTCCATCAGGGCCGCCCAACAAAACGTGCGCGAGCACAAGGGCGGTATCATCTGGCACACCCAAGGCTCGGGCAAAAGCATCGTCATGGTGCTGTTGGCCAAATGGATCCTAGAGAACAACCCCAACGCACGCGTGGCGATCATCACCGACCGCGACGAACTGGACAAGCAGATCAAGCGCGTTTTCACCGAGGTAGGCGAGACTATCCATCGCACCAGCAGCGGGCGCGACCTTATGGCCAAGCTCGGTGAGGCCAAGCCGCGACTCCTTTGCTCGCTGGTTCACAAGTTTGGCCGTCAGGGCGGCGACGATTTCGACGCGTTCATCAAGGAAATCGAATCCCAAGCGGCTAAAACCATAGGCGAAATTTTCGTATTCGTCGATGAGTGCCACCGCACTCAGAACGGTAAGCTCCACCGCGCCATGAAGGCGCTGATGCCCAGCGCCGTCTTCATCGGGTTCACCGGCACGCCGCTGCTTAAGAAAGATAAGCAAACGAGCCTTGAGGTGTTCGGTGGCTATATCCATACTTACAAATTCGGCGAAGCCGTCGAGGACGAGGTTGTCCTTGACCTGATCTACGAGGCGCGCGACATCGATCAGCGCCTTGGCTCCGAAGACAAGATCGAGGCGTGGTTTGAGGCCAAGACCAAAGGTCTCAACCACTGGCAGAAGGACGAACTGAAAAAGAAGTGGGGCACGATGCAAAGCGTGCTCAGTTCCCGCTCGCGCATGGAGCGCGTCGTGCAGGACATTATATTCGATTTCAGCGTGAAACCCCGGCTATCCAGCCAGCGCGGTAACGCCATTCTGGTCGCCTCCAGCATCTACGAGGCTTGCAAATACTACGAGGCATTACAAAAAACCGAATTGAAAGGCCGCTGTGCGCTTGTCACCTCCTACAATCCTAACACTCAGGACGTGACCAAAGAGGAAACGGGGGCCAATTCCGAAACCGACAAGCAATTCATTTACAACATTTATACCGAATTGCTCAAAGCCGTTCAGGCCAAGCCCGGCCTGTCCAAGACCGAGACCCACGAAGAGGACGCTAAGGACCGCTTCATCAAGCAGCCCGCCAACATGAAGCTCCTTATTTTAGTGGACAAGCTGCTGACTGGCTTCGACGCACCGTCATGCACTTATCTCTATGTCGACAAGTCCATGCAAGACCACGGCCTGTTTCAGGCAATTTGCCGGACCAACCGGCTCGACGGCGAGGACAAAGATTTCGGCTACATCGTAGACTACATGAGCCTTCTCAAAAAGGTCGAAAAGGCCATCGCTGTCTATACGTCCGAGATCGACACCAGCGCGGGCGGGGCCGACCCCAGTGTGTTGATGAAGGACCGCCTGGACAAGGGCCGCCAGCGTCTCGACGAGACGCTTGAGGCCGTCGCCCTTATTTGCGAGCCGGTCCAGCCGCCCCAGGGCGAATTGGAGCATATCCACTATTTCTGCGGCAACACCGAGATCGCAACCGACCTGACCGAGCACGAACCGCAGCGCGCGGCACTGTACAAAGTCGTCGCCTCGCTTGTGCGAACCTATGCAGGCATCGCCGACGAACTGGAGGAAGCGGGCTATAGCGCCAGCGACATCGCGCGGATCAAGCAGAAGGTCGGGCAAGCCATCGCCATCCGCGAGATGGTGCGCCAAGCCAGCGGCGAAGTCCTCGACCTCAAAGCCTACGAGGCCGACATGCGACATCTCATCGACACCTATATAGAGGCGGACGAGCCGCGTAAGATTTCTCCGTTCGACAATGTGAGCCTGCTCGACCTGATCGTGAAGTCCGGCATTGCCGATGCAATTGGCCAGCAACTCGGCGCCATCAAGGACAAGGAAGCCATCGCTGAGACGATTGAGAACAACGTTCGGAGCAAGATCGTCAAGGAACACCTGAACGATCCGGTCTATTACGAGCGCATTTCGGCTCTTCTGGACGAGATCATCAAAGCGCGGAAGGCCAAGGCGCTTGATTACGAGGCATATCTCAAGCATGTGGGAGACCTGATAAAGAATCTCGTCGCGGGAAAGAGCGATACGACCCCACCCCGCCTCGACACGCCGGGCAAGCGCGCTCTGTACAACAATCTTGGCGAGAACGAGGAACTTGCGCTGAAAATCGACTTCTTAGTCAAGGCCCATCGCCCCGACGGATGGCGCGGCGTCGAAACCAAGGAACGGACGATCAAGGCCGCGATTTATAAGGTGCTCAATGACGAAGACGCGGTCGAGCGTATCTTTCCCATCATCAAGTCGCAGACGGAATATTGA